The following proteins are encoded in a genomic region of Candidatus Eisenbacteria bacterium:
- a CDS encoding DUF2179 domain-containing protein, whose amino-acid sequence MILGMDWGTLLLGVLVFFARVLDVSVGTMRTISIVQGKTRTAFFLGLVEVSTWLAVVAAVVNRVIDQPILGVFYAFGFSTGNVVGIKLERRLAFGHTVFRVITPEKGDEMATSVRAAGFPVTTFTGQGMSGLVTELYIVCRRRDLKRLVPIVLGIDPTAFYITEQAGSVSKLRRPFMTPRTDWRAIFKNK is encoded by the coding sequence ATGATCCTCGGAATGGATTGGGGCACTCTCCTTCTCGGCGTGCTCGTCTTCTTCGCCCGCGTGCTCGACGTCTCTGTCGGGACGATGCGGACGATCAGCATCGTGCAGGGGAAGACGCGCACGGCCTTTTTCCTCGGGCTCGTCGAGGTGAGCACGTGGCTCGCGGTCGTCGCCGCGGTCGTTAACCGCGTCATCGACCAGCCGATCCTCGGCGTCTTCTACGCCTTCGGCTTCTCGACCGGCAACGTCGTCGGGATCAAGCTCGAGAGGCGGCTCGCCTTCGGACACACCGTCTTTCGCGTGATCACGCCGGAGAAAGGCGATGAGATGGCGACGTCGGTCCGCGCCGCCGGGTTCCCGGTGACGACGTTCACCGGACAGGGGATGAGCGGGCTGGTGACCGAGCTCTACATCGTCTGCAGAAGAAGAGACCTCAAGCGCCTCGTTCCGATCGTCCTCGGCATCGACCCGACCGCGTTCTATATCACCGAGCAGGCGGGGAGCGTGAGCAAGCTCCGCCGTCCTTTCATGACGCCCCGCACCGACTGGCGCGCGATCTTCAAGAATAAGTAG
- a CDS encoding HAD family hydrolase, translating into MNKRALLVFDLDGTLFRGDGATAAAVWETLDRIGLARPSAREICSYFGRPIHEFHAWLRSLAPERNIEEALVEIERREVELVPSKGALFLDVPEVLDRFAREGFRMAICSNGRNPYVRTVLESMGIARFFGAVRYREIEGENKTLMMRDLLAREAVRPVVGIGDRRDDVEAARANGARSVGCAYGFGSREEIEGAEVIVGRAAEIPDAVQRVLAGEADV; encoded by the coding sequence ATGAACAAACGAGCTCTTCTCGTGTTCGATCTCGACGGGACGCTCTTTCGGGGGGACGGGGCGACCGCCGCCGCGGTGTGGGAGACGCTCGACCGGATCGGGCTCGCCCGTCCGAGCGCGCGGGAAATCTGTTCTTACTTCGGAAGGCCGATCCACGAGTTTCACGCCTGGCTCCGCTCGCTCGCGCCCGAACGGAACATCGAAGAAGCTCTTGTCGAGATCGAACGCCGCGAGGTGGAGCTCGTCCCGTCGAAAGGAGCGCTCTTTCTGGACGTTCCGGAGGTTCTCGATCGCTTCGCGCGCGAAGGTTTTCGGATGGCGATCTGCTCGAACGGTCGGAACCCCTACGTGCGCACGGTTCTCGAGAGCATGGGGATCGCGCGTTTCTTCGGCGCCGTGCGGTACCGCGAGATCGAAGGCGAGAACAAGACGCTCATGATGAGGGATCTTCTCGCGCGCGAGGCGGTCCGGCCGGTCGTCGGGATCGGGGACCGGCGGGACGACGTCGAGGCGGCCCGCGCGAACGGCGCTCGTTCGGTCGGATGCGCCTACGGCTTCGGCTCGCGCGAGGAGATCGAGGGCGCCGAAGTGATCGTGGGGCGCGCGGCGGAGATACCGGACGCGGTGCAGCGCGTTCTCGCTGGGGAAGCGGACGTCTGA